The window GAAATTCTCGCCCTGCCTGTCCGTCTGCCTTCCAGGGCGTTCAAACGTTACGGATCCAGCCTGCGCAGCAGGCCAAACCGATTGAGCAGAGAAATTCAGCATGGCCAGCTGCCCCTACGACCATCCCCCTCCAGAAGTCCCCGTGTGCACGGGGGCGTGCCCGCAAGTACGTATGCGAGCACGCACATGTGTTGTGCCTCCTGTGAGTACGCGTACGCATGCATGGCGGGCCGAACTCATGCACGCGAGAACAGCAGGGGGTAGGGGGTGGCTGCCAATTCATCTACGTGCAGCTGAAACCTCGCAGCACCCTCCCCTTCGGCCTAATCAGTGCCAGTATTGCGGCGGAAATGGACCAGACCGACCCGAGGCATACGTTGGCGGGTGCGGATACGAGGACGTGTACGCTTGGTACGCAACATCTTGACCAGGCCGACAGCCGGTGACTTGGCGGTAGTGTTGGTCGAGTGCACCGCGTAACGCAGCTGGCGAAATATCTCGCACCCCACTATGTCAACAACCAGCCTGGCACCTCGAGGGGGAGGTGATGGGGGCGAAAAGCTTGTCTGCCCGGCATGTCAACTTCAACTCCCTTCGACGCGTCGCCGCTCTCTCAGTCTCATGCAGTGAAACTCGAGATTGAGTGCGGCAGCAACCGTAGGGCTGAGACCCGTGATGCCTTGCATGGCAGCCTTGGACAGTCGTTTGGCACTTCGCCATACCGATCAAGGCTACGCAGAATGGGACGCCTCGGGTGGGACAGAAACCGTGTGCCGAATCTGTCGCTATTGCTATGCGAGCGGCATGGGTTGCTTGTCTCGCACTCCTCATGCGAGATGCTAGAGCCTTACCAAGATGGCACTCCGATGTCGCCGAAAGGGGGTCGAAGCTGGCCGTCGTTCGTCGCAGGGAGCACTGACTCGGCAAAGCAGCAGCCCTGCCACTTCGAAATgccacctcgaggccgcATATGCACGCCGACAGCCACGTATGTATGCCCCCTACAAAACCTGCCATCAAACTCGGTCGGACGTAGGTAGGCAAGAGCCGATGCTGGAGTTTGCAGAGCTCTCCAACACCGTCGTTGCTGCCACCGTCGAccgcgtcggccgtggcAGGGCGTAAGTGTGCCCGGAAGAAGCCAATGGACTTCAGTGACTGCACACCACCACTATAGGTCTAACACCTCTTGGTCCCGATTCCCGGTTTCCTTTCGTACCCCTGCTTGGAAAGCGACCTGTTAAGTCTTCGCCCACCCACAACAACCCAGCCCCCAACAGGCGAGCGTTCCCTCGTGCCAGTTACCCATCGAGCATGGGTGCATCCATACGCCGAGCCTCGCCCGACCGACTGGTCAGCTTGCTgaaagtacgagtacgatgggacctacttgtacggagaaaCAGAGAGGAAATACGGATGCGCAATCTTCGGTCTTTTCGCGCTCTCCCAattcccgacgacgactctgggcgcccccccctcccacATTTGGCGGCTCCCGAAAGCGGCTGCGCAACCTTGCCTCttgcgcccccccccccggtgTCCTCGAAGACTCGCACTTGGTTCCTACAATGATCGACAATGGACCGTTTTGCACGAAGAGCGAGTCCTCCACTTGATCCGTTGCTGGGGGGTGTCGGCTGGTGGTAGGTGGTTTCTCAACTTCTTTGCAGCCCTCGCGCCCCCCATGACGCCTACCGCCTTTGACGTATGCGATTTTGTTCGTTGCGACCTGAAAGCCAATCCGATATATTCACCGGCCGAGCACGGATCGTGCCGTGGAAGTGTCGTCGGTAACGAAGTTGGTACCAGGCTCTCCGAAGCAGACCGCTCATGTAAGCCGGGGCAAAATTGTCCTCTTGGCTTTACGCCGCAGTCGGCAGCTACCTACCTCTTTCCAACTTCCCAGGTGATTTTTTGACAAGTACCTGATGCTGCTGGCAATATGGCTGCTGCGCAAGATAACGTTCCGTTCATCCGCTGGTCCCGTTGGCCGCTGGATCCTGCATGCGGATACGAGCTCGACACGACAATGACGCTCGAACAGGTCTCAGTCTCAGCCTCATTAGGATGGCGAATTGCTCATCTCAATCGTGGCCACAACGGTTGACCCGCCTACACATCCGTCCCCTTCCTCGCTCTCTTCACATCCAAACACTTGACGAGGTGCCGGACGTGTTTTGGGTCGGAGGACGTGGGAAAGGGAAGCTACACCAAGCCAAGTCCTGGCATGGACGCCTCTTTGCCGACTCGACAAGCGCGAGGCCGGGACAGAGACCGAGACCGCGCAGACCAATCGCACATCACCACCTCGAGCGTTCGACTGCATCTCACATGTCACAAACGCCCCTGAATGTAGGCTTGGAGTTGGCCTAGATTTGGCCGGCGGAAGCCAAATGGAAAGGAAACAATCAGTCAAGGGACCGGTCTACCCCCCCTAACATCTCACGTGCCGATCCCCGGTCGTCGCGGAGAAGGCGAGACCACCTGACAGGGCACAGTATTCAGATGCCTGTTCTCCACATATCATCGTGCTCGAATTGGTACTCCGCACGCACTCGCACGCAGCAAATTGGGTGATACAATTTTCCATGGTACCGTCATGGATTCATCATTCCCATCATTGTCAAGGTCAAACTCAACTCCGTGTGTGCGTAGCATAAACACCGCCTCCCAAAATCGTCATCCGTGTATCTGTGCAGCATGCTCCGCAACCCCCCCGGTCGCTCTGCTTCCATCTCCATTTTCTTCTCGGCTGTTCCCACCCGTGATTAGAGCACTGACGCTGGGGTTGTTGTTACTGCACCTTCAAGGGTTCCTTTCCCTGGCGCTGCAAAGAGAACGTTTGCAGCCTTGACTCGCCGAGTCGAACTCACTTCTGGGTCCGAATCAACCTGGCCAATGCGTGGCATGCAGCAACTGGGTACTTTTTGACCGACCAGTCCGGAGATCAAATACTTTTAGCTGCGTAGGAGGAATCTCCCTGTTATTGCGGGCATGCCAGGGCCCCAGAAGAAACATGCCAACCTATCACGGGCATCCAATCCAACAGCGCTGTTGTACATTTTGACGCATGTGCAGTCAGCAGGCAGGGCTCCCGAATTCAGAAATCCACAGTTGCTGTTGCGCTTATCAAGACAATTCACAAAAAGCGTTGGGTGCAGGTGAAGGACTGATGAGAAGAATGGCACCCTTTCTAAAGAGAGTATCTCGCAACAAAAAAGGTCAACAAAAAGAGAAGAATGAGACACGTTACCATGCGTCAGCCAACAGCGTGCAATTCCGTACCGGTCCTCCACTTCCATCCATTCTTTCTCTATCCCGTCGCGTCTCGCGGCCAGAGCCCTGGGAGTTGGGGCAGCGAGAACAAGTCAAGACGTCTTGCGGCCCGTCTCAATTTTGGCCCCCGTCTTCAGATGACTGGCTGCCTCTTGGAACGCCTGGCAAACCTTTTTTCCTTTGGCGTCCAATGCCCTTTGTTTGCCGGATCCCAATAGACTATGCCTGTCCGACAGGCATTGTCTCACGTCGGCCTATCGATTTCTAAATGTCAAATAAGTTTCGACAAGCGTAGCATCCAGGGTCAAATGAGTGCAAAGGTGTCATACGATgcagggacgaggaggacgtcaTCAAGGAACACACAAGCAGGCAACGAAAACGAAAATGAAAATAAAGCTGAAAGTCGTATAACAAAGGAAACCCGGGTATCCAGCCGTTAACCCCTCCCTCCACTAGCCTTGCCCACCTTTGATGCTCACCGGACTCCGGAGTTTCTCGTAATCGCTTGTGCGCAAAGAGCCTTGTCTCGGTGACATTCCGTTACAATAGCGCGAGGGTCCATCCGCAGAACCTGGCTTCCCGCCCACACCTGCCTGTCATTAGCCCTGGTCAACCATGACTACATGTAGACCAGCTGTTCCCTTGTCAAGTGGTCCATTATTTCAAACTTGTCGCCTGTGAATCGTCTTGTCAAAGTAGGCTGAAGCGACTCCGGGGTTTGCCGTAGGCCTTGCGTTCGAAAGACTGCTACTGGTGCGTGCCCGTGCCttgcagcgtcgtcgtcggaattTGCATACTGCTGTGGAACAAGTTGTATTTGGTTCCCGGTATATCGTGTAATTTTCTCTTCCGTTCCCGCTCCATTTAGATTCCACCTCCCTCCTGCCCAGTCAATATTTTTTTTTGGATACTTATGCAAGCGCCTCGAAATGCATCCATGCGATCCATATTGAATTTCCACTGGGGCCGCTTTCAGCTGAGTGAATGGTGATAAGCCAGCTGCGGAGTGGGATCTTTTCGTTGCCATGCGCTCAACTGGGCCGCTGAATGTGACTCATCCCATCGACATGCCAGTTGGGGAGATGGTGGATGGAAAATAGCTGCTGGAGGTGCCCTTCGAGTCATACTGATCATTGCTACGCGGGTCGGTCATCACCCGCGGCGCCGAGTTGTTGAAAGGTCGAGGGAGTAGGTTGACCTCAAACTCGCTCTTGACCTGCTTGCCGTCAGGAGCGATGGTTGCCATTGTCGGGTCGGACGCATTCCGGTGGTTAAACATGTCTGCGCGGTCGTGATGACCATCGTACGTTGCTCCGGAATAGTACTGGCAAGTCCTGGAGGCGTCCATGGGTTTGACCTCTTCTGGAGACATCATGGCATCCTCGTTAGCTTCCTGCTGCCGAGCATTGCCGTAACGATTGTCGTACTTGTCGTATGTTGCGGCAAaggccccggccccggccccaGACCCGGCCCCACCTATGATGGCGCTGGAGTTGAAATCTCCTATGTGGCCCAGCGGGTAGCCGCCTATGGCGCCAGCGGAACCTCCCGGGCCGTTGCCCTGACTTCCTCGCCTCTCGTTCTGGTAGTGACCCGGAGAGCGACCGCGGACAATCATTTTGGCTGATTTGCGAAACGCCACCTTGACGAACTGGTCCGGACTATGGCTTCCCACGTCCGCCCATAGCTCCACAATGAGGTGATAGTATTGCTGTGCCGCCCGCCGTTTGCCGTTGTTCTGGGTAGCCTGCTTGAACTGGATGCGCTCAAAGGTATGCTCGGCAGGGAGCTGCTGGCTGCTTGTCTGCGGCGCACCGAAACTGTCGGCATATAAGCCCCGGGCACCACCAGGCCCAGCAGTGCCGTCTCCGTAGATACTCATTGAATGATGTGATGACGCCCCTACCTTGGGCACCATGGGTACCCTGGAAGGCTTGGAGATGGGTCCCTTGTCTCTTTTTGGAGTGTGCTGCACCAACTCGATATTTTGTTGCTCGTTTtccgccacgacggccgaaaTGGTCATGGCGAAACCATAGACCTGGAGTCCCTGAGACGGGTTTGAggttgacgtcgacgtcggcgtgaACTGTATGGGCATGTTGGGATACCACGGCGTCAGCTGGTAGGAGCAGACACAGGCCAGGTA of the Drechmeria coniospora strain ARSEF 6962 chromosome 01, whole genome shotgun sequence genome contains:
- a CDS encoding NDT80 / PhoG like DNA-binding family protein gives rise to the protein MAQAQIHAHRTGALPQIGPHVSARDQYSTATPSFRRTSEHLSRSPTFPGALLRRHQLTTSPSTLTGFAPPATRMESSQYGTRPVHQQPAPPLQPLQALGSLSYIDSALTPIKMEINGAVDKGPFLSSDQEWTCYRRNYLACVCSYQLTPWYPNMPIQFTPTSTSTSNPSQGLQVYGFAMTISAVVAENEQQNIELVQHTPKRDKGPISKPSRVPMVPKVGASSHHSMSIYGDGTAGPGGARGLYADSFGAPQTSSQQLPAEHTFERIQFKQATQNNGKRRAAQQYYHLIVELWADVGSHSPDQFVKVAFRKSAKMIVRGRSPGHYQNERRGSQGNGPGGSAGAIGGYPLGHIGDFNSSAIIGGAGSGAGAGAFAATYDKYDNRYGNARQQEANEDAMMSPEEVKPMDASRTCQYYSGATYDGHHDRADMFNHRNASDPTMATIAPDGKQVKSEFEVNLLPRPFNNSAPRVMTDPRSNDQYDSKGTSSSYFPSTISPTGMSMG